In the Sandaracinus amylolyticus genome, GGTGATCGCGCCCGCGTGGTAACCGATCGCCGACGCCCCGCTCGCCGTGCCTGCGATGGTGCCGCCGGTGGCGAGGATCGTCACGCGCGGCAGGTCGGGGGCGGCCTCCGCGCCGCCCTCTCGCGCCCGAGGCGACGGCTCCGCGCGCTGTGCCTGCGACCCCGCCACGCCGGCGACCACGAGACCGAGTCCGACCGCCCAGCTCACCGTCTTCCGCATCGCGCTCCTCCGCCCCGTGCTCGATCACGAAGCACGCCACGATCACGACGCGCTGCGCTGCGCGACGGCTCGAGCGTTCGTCGTGGCGCAGCGCCCGCGCGCGATGCGGTACGCGCGCTGCACCGAGCGAGCGCTCGCGGCCCCGATGACTGCGAACGCGACCCACCACGACGAGCGCGACGCAGCGGTCGATCCGGCATCGCTCACGGTGAGCCCGACCGCGCCCACCCACTTCGCGTGGCTGAGGACGCGCATGGCGATGGAGCGAACGCTGCTCGCGTGGGTGCGCACCTCGGCCGCGCTCGTCGGCTTCGGCTTCACGGTCGTGCAGTTCTTCGAGCGCGTGGGGAGCTTCCAGGGCGCGCACCCCGCGCTCCTGCCGCACGCGCCTCGCGTCTTCGGGCTCGCGCTGATGATCGTGGGGACGGCGGGGCTCGCGCTCGCGCTCGTCCAGCACCGCGCGCTGCGCAAGCACCTGTGGGGCCCGGCGTTCCTCCCGGTCGCCGGGGTGTCGGGCCTCGATCGTCACCTCAACCCGCCGCTCTTCGTCAGCGTGGCGCTGCTCCTCGCGAGCATCTGGGCCACCGCGGCGGTGCTCGTGCGCCTCGGCACGTGAGCCTCGGAGGACGATGGCGACCGCGGACGCACGACCTCCCCTCGCGATCCCCGCTCTCCCGGCGCGCGGTCGAGCGGGCGACTTCTTCGCAGGGATGACGCTATGGGCCGTGTACGCGGCGCACGCCCTCGCGTACTCGAGGCTCGCTCACGCGACGCCGGCCGCCGGGATCGCGACCGCGATCGCCGGCGCGATCGTGTTCACGTTGCTCTCGTCGAGCCGGCACGTCTCGATCGGCCCGGCGGGCGGCATCGCCGCGATCGTCGGGAGCTCGGTCGCGTCGGTGCCGCAGGCGGAGCTCGCCGCGTCGCTCGCGATCCTCACCGCGCTCGTCACGGTGTTCCTGCTGCTCGCCGGGCTCGCGAAGATCACGTTCCTCCAGCGCCTCTTCCCGATCCCCGTGTTCGTCGGATACCTCGCGGGCACGGGCGTGATGATCTTCGCGGGGCAGGCCGAGGAGCTCGTCGCGCACGGCCCCGGCGCGCTCGCGGTCGGGCTCGTCGCGGCGATCGGCGTGCCGCTCGCGAAGCACCTCGTGCCGAAGGCGCCGGCGCCCTTCGTGGTGCTCGCGCTGGCGACCGCGGCGAGCGCGCTGTTCGGCTTCGCGCAGATGGGGATCCCGGTGCTCGGCCCCGCGCTCGGCCGCTTCGACCTGCCGCACGTCCCCGCGGGCGTCGATCTCTCCGACGTGCGCGCGATGGTGCCGGCCGCGCTCAGCCTCGCGCTGATCGTGTACGTCGACGAGATCGCGAACGCCGAGGCGCTCGCGAGCCCCGACGATCCCCGGATCGACGCGCGTCGCGAGTACTTCGCGCTCGCCGCGACGAACGCCGCGTCGGCGCTCTTCGGAGGGTTCGTCGCCGGCTGCAGCTCGTCGCGCAGCCTGCTCGCGAAGAGCGCAGGCCAGCGCACCCGCCTCGCAGGCGTGATGGCAGGCGTGCTCCTGCTGCTGAGCGCGCTCTCGGTCGTGCGCCTCCTCGCGCCGATGCCGCTCGCCGCGCTCTCCGGCGTGGTGCTGGTGGCGGCGATCGATCTCGTCGATCGCAAGCGCCTGCGCGAGATGTGGAGGACGCGCCGCCCCGACTTCTTCATCGCGCTCGCCGCGGGGATCGGCGTGGTCGCGCTCGGCCCGATCCAGGGCGCCGGCATCGGCGTCCTCGTCGCGCTCGCCGACACGATGCGACGCGCGATGGCACCGACCGCGCTCGTGCTCTCGCCGCGCGAGCCCGATCACGTGTACGAGCCGCTCTCCGACGACGTCGTCCGCGCCTCGGGCGACGTGCTGGTCTACCGGTTCGGCGCGCCGATGTTCTTCGGCAACGCCGAGCGCTTCGTCGAGGACATGCGCACGATCGCGGCGAGCCAT is a window encoding:
- a CDS encoding YidH family protein, which produces MTANATHHDERDAAVDPASLTVSPTAPTHFAWLRTRMAMERTLLAWVRTSAALVGFGFTVVQFFERVGSFQGAHPALLPHAPRVFGLALMIVGTAGLALALVQHRALRKHLWGPAFLPVAGVSGLDRHLNPPLFVSVALLLASIWATAAVLVRLGT
- a CDS encoding SulP family inorganic anion transporter, producing the protein MATADARPPLAIPALPARGRAGDFFAGMTLWAVYAAHALAYSRLAHATPAAGIATAIAGAIVFTLLSSSRHVSIGPAGGIAAIVGSSVASVPQAELAASLAILTALVTVFLLLAGLAKITFLQRLFPIPVFVGYLAGTGVMIFAGQAEELVAHGPGALAVGLVAAIGVPLAKHLVPKAPAPFVVLALATAASALFGFAQMGIPVLGPALGRFDLPHVPAGVDLSDVRAMVPAALSLALIVYVDEIANAEALASPDDPRIDARREYFALAATNAASALFGGFVAGCSSSRSLLAKSAGQRTRLAGVMAGVLLLLSALSVVRLLAPMPLAALSGVVLVAAIDLVDRKRLREMWRTRRPDFFIALAAGIGVVALGPIQGAGIGVLVALADTMRRAMAPTALVLSPREPDHVYEPLSDDVVRASGDVLVYRFGAPMFFGNAERFVEDMRTIAASHHPALREIVVNADGLGVPDADARDALRKARDELAARGVALRLGNVRAKVRASLARSPELEILDEREFVERVRALRARARPA